In one Methanothermobacter sp. genomic region, the following are encoded:
- the topA gene encoding DNA topoisomerase I: MHEVIICEKPKSSEKIAGALFPDAEKKKYGKVSYWEYSEGNKRVTIISAVGHLYSLRPSKPGDEHFFDLEWAPLHEIDKKKNYVKDYLNVIKKFAAGADRYIHACDYDIEGTLIGFNAIRYGCGRNALKKTVRMKFSTLTREEIRKAYENPIELDCGQVDSGAARHILDFIFGVNISRSLMKSVKEATNRFIKLSAGRVQTPTLAILVEREKEIREFKPVPYWIIQAELESGIVAESRRGKIFKRPLVDEVLERCSGSDASVRSVKVRETVRKPPVPFDLGSLQSEAYRVFGFSPKKTQTIAQNLYTEGYTSYPRTSSQKLPESIGYRKILDRLSEDPRFSAHIEGLREPLKPHEGKKVDDAHPAIHPTGLLPSDLSSDERKIYDLIVHRFISVFGEDAVLQTMRVDLEIGGEEFSFSRKRVSKRGWMDSYPYTRIEDEVFPDISEGDIMGVVGVSALEKETKPPARYNEASLIRELEKRGLGTKSTRADIIAKLYDRKYIEGKKIRVSPLGENIIDTLTKYCEKITSEELTRQFERELEEIMKGKISRDRVVDEAIEEVKSILSDIERNMKDIGRDLYKAYQDSRVVGECPECGRNLVIKYSPRNKSTFVGCSGYPDCRTVYSLPQRASVLKSRCEKCGLPMISYGRPRQRACLDPSCGKKESKGEEIVGKCPECGSDLIKRSGRYGEFVGCKGFPKCRFTCSVDDVQAA, encoded by the coding sequence ATGCATGAAGTTATAATATGTGAGAAGCCCAAGTCATCAGAGAAGATCGCAGGAGCACTCTTTCCAGATGCAGAGAAAAAGAAGTACGGGAAGGTGTCCTACTGGGAATATTCTGAAGGCAATAAAAGGGTAACCATCATATCAGCGGTTGGGCACCTCTATTCACTTCGCCCGAGTAAACCCGGGGATGAGCACTTCTTTGACCTTGAATGGGCGCCCCTTCATGAGATTGATAAGAAGAAGAACTACGTTAAGGACTACCTCAATGTAATAAAAAAGTTCGCTGCCGGCGCTGACCGCTACATACATGCCTGTGACTATGACATAGAGGGTACACTCATCGGTTTCAATGCCATCAGGTATGGATGTGGCAGGAACGCCCTCAAGAAAACCGTGAGGATGAAGTTCTCAACCCTCACACGGGAGGAGATACGGAAAGCCTATGAGAACCCCATAGAACTTGACTGCGGGCAGGTGGACAGTGGCGCTGCACGGCACATCCTTGACTTCATATTCGGTGTGAACATCTCAAGGTCCCTAATGAAATCCGTGAAGGAGGCGACCAACCGCTTCATTAAATTATCTGCCGGGAGGGTTCAGACCCCCACCCTTGCGATACTCGTCGAAAGGGAGAAGGAGATAAGGGAATTCAAGCCGGTCCCCTACTGGATAATCCAGGCAGAACTTGAATCAGGTATCGTGGCAGAGAGCAGAAGGGGTAAGATATTCAAGCGCCCCCTCGTTGATGAGGTCCTTGAGAGGTGTAGTGGTAGCGATGCGTCTGTTAGAAGCGTGAAGGTAAGGGAAACAGTAAGGAAACCGCCTGTGCCCTTTGATCTTGGATCACTCCAGTCGGAGGCATACCGGGTATTTGGATTCAGTCCCAAGAAGACCCAGACCATCGCACAGAACCTCTACACCGAGGGTTACACCTCCTATCCCAGGACATCATCCCAGAAGCTCCCTGAAAGCATAGGTTACCGTAAGATACTGGACAGGCTTTCAGAGGACCCACGGTTCAGTGCGCACATTGAAGGGCTCAGGGAGCCCCTAAAACCCCACGAGGGTAAAAAGGTTGATGATGCACACCCTGCGATACACCCAACGGGTCTTCTCCCATCAGATCTTTCCAGTGATGAAAGAAAGATCTATGATCTCATAGTCCACCGTTTCATAAGTGTATTCGGGGAAGATGCTGTTCTACAGACAATGAGGGTGGACCTTGAAATAGGAGGAGAGGAGTTCAGTTTCTCAAGAAAGAGGGTGAGCAAAAGGGGATGGATGGATAGCTACCCCTACACCCGAATTGAAGATGAGGTTTTCCCTGATATATCCGAGGGTGATATTATGGGCGTTGTGGGGGTATCCGCCCTGGAGAAGGAGACAAAGCCCCCAGCCAGATACAATGAAGCCTCACTCATAAGGGAACTGGAGAAGAGGGGCCTTGGAACCAAATCAACCCGTGCAGATATAATAGCCAAACTCTATGACAGAAAGTACATTGAGGGTAAGAAGATACGTGTGAGCCCCCTGGGTGAGAACATAATTGACACCCTCACAAAGTACTGTGAGAAGATAACCAGTGAGGAGCTCACAAGGCAGTTTGAGAGGGAACTCGAGGAGATCATGAAGGGAAAGATAAGCCGCGATAGGGTGGTGGATGAGGCCATAGAGGAGGTTAAATCCATACTCAGTGATATTGAGAGGAATATGAAAGACATAGGCAGGGACCTCTATAAAGCCTACCAGGACAGCAGGGTTGTGGGTGAATGCCCTGAATGTGGCAGGAATCTTGTCATAAAATATTCCCCCAGAAACAAAAGCACCTTTGTGGGGTGTTCAGGCTACCCTGATTGCAGAACAGTGTATTCACTTCCCCAGCGGGCCAGTGTACTTAAAAGTCGCTGCGAAAAATGTGGCCTTCCCATGATATCCTATGGCAGGCCACGTCAGAGGGCCTGCCTTGACCCATCGTGTGGGAAGAAGGAATCCAAAGGTGAAGAAATTGTTGGTAAGTGTCCTGAGTGTGGATCCGATCTTATAAAACGTTCAGGGCGTTACGGTGAGTTCGTGGGCTGCAAGGGATTCCCCAAGTGTCGATTCACCTGCTCGGTTGACGATGTTCAGGCTGCATGA
- the serB gene encoding phosphoserine phosphatase SerB, with amino-acid sequence MIKLVVFDLDNVIIDGEAIDEIGKIAGVEEEVKEITEKAMQGDVDFESSIRERVKLLKGTAVEDIKAVAEELPLMEGAEETIRTLKEKGYRVAVISGSFDLVAEPIRKKLGIDYLFCNRLHEEEGVLTGEVSGPLVKNSKYDVLCEILDKEGISTKECVAVGDGANDISMIQAARLGIAFNAKPALRKKADAVVDGKDLRKILPIIEEIAEVDEKLDKLGYDEVIDLKNEYEEKLSGLASERDELNKKAREMKELRDKLNSELRETLNRAVELRDRRNEINSKVEKNKKLRDKINQEIKKLEWSSGGRDRIKIENEIRRIDKIIETRVLDINKENELVKTANELRKKLMKIQEDEETRQKALELRKKSEEYHEMVVSLSEEAQKYHEEMIEYFRKTDEIRKKADEAHEKFLEFRRMASEKHEEFKSTLGKIKRINKRINALRSEKRNAKRRVTRERDLEEKERAREIYEKFKEGKKLTKDEILLLQKHRIV; translated from the coding sequence TTGATTAAACTTGTAGTTTTCGATCTTGATAATGTCATTATTGATGGGGAAGCCATAGACGAGATAGGGAAAATCGCTGGAGTCGAGGAGGAAGTAAAGGAGATCACCGAAAAGGCCATGCAGGGTGATGTTGACTTCGAATCCTCCATAAGGGAGAGGGTGAAGCTCCTCAAGGGGACAGCGGTTGAGGATATAAAGGCGGTTGCAGAGGAATTGCCCCTCATGGAGGGTGCTGAGGAGACCATCAGAACTCTCAAGGAGAAGGGTTACCGGGTCGCGGTTATAAGTGGAAGTTTTGACCTGGTGGCCGAGCCCATCAGAAAAAAACTTGGTATTGATTATCTCTTCTGCAACAGGCTCCATGAGGAGGAGGGTGTGCTTACCGGTGAAGTGAGCGGACCTCTTGTGAAAAACTCAAAGTATGATGTTCTCTGTGAGATCCTCGATAAGGAGGGTATAAGCACCAAAGAATGTGTTGCTGTTGGCGATGGCGCCAACGACATATCCATGATACAGGCAGCCAGGTTGGGGATAGCATTCAATGCAAAACCCGCCCTCAGGAAGAAGGCTGACGCAGTGGTTGATGGGAAGGATCTCAGGAAAATATTGCCGATTATCGAGGAGATAGCTGAGGTGGATGAGAAGCTGGATAAGCTCGGCTACGATGAGGTAATAGACCTTAAAAATGAATACGAGGAGAAACTCTCAGGCCTGGCATCTGAAAGGGATGAACTGAATAAAAAGGCCCGTGAAATGAAGGAACTCCGGGATAAACTGAACAGTGAACTTCGTGAAACACTTAACAGAGCTGTTGAACTCAGGGACAGACGTAATGAGATAAATTCTAAGGTTGAGAAGAACAAGAAGCTCAGGGATAAGATAAATCAGGAGATAAAAAAGCTTGAGTGGTCCTCAGGTGGTCGTGACAGGATAAAGATAGAAAATGAAATCCGGAGAATAGATAAGATCATAGAAACAAGGGTACTTGATATTAACAAGGAGAATGAACTGGTCAAGACTGCCAATGAATTACGTAAGAAGCTCATGAAGATCCAGGAGGATGAGGAGACCAGGCAAAAAGCCCTTGAACTCAGGAAGAAATCAGAGGAATACCATGAGATGGTGGTCTCGCTTTCAGAGGAGGCCCAGAAGTATCATGAGGAAATGATTGAGTATTTCAGAAAGACAGATGAGATACGTAAGAAGGCTGATGAAGCCCATGAGAAGTTTCTTGAATTCAGGAGAATGGCCTCAGAGAAACATGAGGAATTCAAGTCAACTCTTGGCAAAATTAAGAGGATAAACAAACGTATCAACGCCCTCAGATCAGAAAAGAGAAACGCTAAAAGAAGGGTCACCCGTGAAAGGGATCTTGAGGAGAAGGAGAGGGCCCGTGAAATATATGAGAAATTCAAAGAGGGTAAGAAACTTACAAAGGATGAAATCCTTCTTCTTCAGAAGCATAGGATCGTTTAG
- a CDS encoding TATA-box-binding protein, giving the protein MTDVDIKIENIVASATLGKSIDLQKVAEALENVDFNREQFPGLVYKLKEPKTAALIFGSGKLVCTGAKSIEDSKRAIKLTVDMMRTMDPDIPEEFEIKIQNIVASANLGKPLNLEAVALGLENTEYEPEQFPGLVYRLDEPKVVLLLFGSGKVVCTGAKSAEDAKLGVEKTKARLAELDLI; this is encoded by the coding sequence TTGACAGATGTGGATATCAAGATAGAAAATATTGTTGCTTCTGCAACCCTTGGGAAATCCATTGATCTTCAGAAAGTTGCTGAAGCCCTTGAAAACGTTGATTTTAACCGTGAACAGTTCCCTGGCCTTGTATACAAATTAAAGGAGCCTAAAACCGCTGCTCTAATCTTTGGATCAGGTAAACTGGTATGTACTGGCGCAAAATCCATTGAGGACTCCAAGAGGGCCATAAAACTCACAGTTGACATGATGAGGACCATGGATCCAGATATACCCGAGGAATTTGAGATAAAGATCCAGAACATTGTTGCCTCGGCAAACCTCGGGAAACCCCTGAACCTGGAGGCTGTTGCCCTGGGACTTGAGAACACTGAATATGAACCTGAACAGTTCCCTGGCCTTGTTTACAGGCTGGATGAACCCAAGGTTGTCCTGCTACTCTTCGGTTCAGGGAAGGTTGTGTGCACAGGCGCCAAGAGTGCTGAGGACGCTAAGCTTGGAGTTGAAAAGACCAAGGCAAGGCTTGCCGAGTTAGATCTGATTTAA
- the cyaB gene encoding class IV adenylate cyclase yields the protein MIEVEVKAKISSGSEVSERIISLGGRHLSDEEQSDIYFNAPHRDFAETDEALRIRKTGERTFITYKGPKIDDKSKTRKELEVEVADAETAAGILDSLGFRRVREVFKERRTYSLGDFTLSIDTVRGLGTYLEIERDLPEGSDYGDALSEIFELYRKLGVSGGFERKSYLELLEAESE from the coding sequence TTGATAGAGGTTGAGGTTAAAGCTAAAATTTCCAGTGGGAGTGAGGTAAGCGAGCGCATAATTTCACTTGGGGGGCGCCATCTTTCAGATGAGGAACAGAGTGATATCTACTTCAATGCCCCCCACAGAGACTTTGCAGAGACCGACGAAGCGCTGAGAATAAGAAAAACAGGAGAAAGGACATTCATAACCTACAAAGGCCCAAAAATAGATGATAAGAGCAAGACAAGGAAGGAACTAGAGGTTGAAGTTGCGGATGCTGAAACAGCAGCAGGGATACTGGATTCCCTTGGATTTAGAAGGGTGAGGGAGGTTTTCAAGGAAAGGAGGACCTACTCACTCGGAGATTTCACCCTATCCATTGACACCGTTAGGGGCCTTGGGACCTACCTTGAAATAGAGAGGGACCTCCCTGAGGGCAGTGACTACGGGGATGCCCTCAGTGAGATATTTGAGCTCTACAGAAAACTGGGGGTAAGTGGGGGATTCGAGAGGAAATCCTACCTTGAACTTCTTGAGGCTGAATCTGAATAG
- a CDS encoding homocitrate synthase family protein produces MKYFVSPFNKEAELEFPDKITIYDTTLRDGEQTPGVCLGTDEKLEIARKLDELGIHQIESGFPVVSKQEKVSVKTIANEGLNADILALSRTKKEDIDVAIDCDVDGVITFMATSDLHLKHKLKLTREEALNVCLNSIEYAKDHGLFLAFSAEDATRTDLDFLKQIYRKAESYGADRVHIADTVGAISPQGMDYLVRELRKDIKVDIAMHCHNDFGMALSNSIAGLLAGGTAVSTTVNGIGERAGNTPLEELIMALRIIYEIDLGFNISVLYELSRLVEKHTRMKVPENKPIVGKNVFRHESGIHVDAVIEEPLTYEPFLPEMIGHQRKIVLGKHSGCRAVKAKLEEYGIEVTREELCRIVEEVKKNREEGKYINDELFYKIVKSVRGPVDF; encoded by the coding sequence TTGAAATACTTCGTCAGTCCCTTCAATAAGGAAGCTGAATTAGAATTTCCTGATAAGATCACTATTTATGACACAACACTCCGCGATGGGGAACAGACCCCCGGAGTATGCCTTGGAACCGATGAAAAACTTGAAATAGCCAGAAAACTCGATGAACTGGGCATACACCAGATAGAAAGTGGTTTCCCAGTCGTATCAAAGCAGGAAAAGGTTTCAGTAAAGACAATAGCCAATGAAGGCCTCAACGCGGATATACTTGCCCTGAGCAGGACAAAGAAGGAGGACATAGACGTCGCAATTGACTGCGACGTTGATGGCGTCATCACCTTCATGGCAACATCCGACCTGCACCTCAAACACAAACTCAAACTCACAAGGGAGGAGGCACTCAACGTATGCCTTAACTCCATAGAATATGCCAAGGACCACGGCCTCTTCCTGGCATTCTCAGCAGAGGACGCCACAAGGACTGACCTGGACTTCCTCAAGCAGATATACAGGAAGGCTGAGAGCTACGGGGCAGACAGGGTCCATATAGCAGATACGGTTGGTGCCATAAGCCCCCAGGGAATGGACTACCTTGTAAGGGAACTCAGAAAGGATATAAAAGTGGATATAGCAATGCACTGTCACAATGACTTTGGCATGGCACTCTCAAATTCAATTGCAGGGCTCCTGGCAGGCGGAACCGCAGTTTCAACCACAGTTAACGGTATAGGTGAAAGGGCCGGGAACACCCCCCTCGAGGAGCTTATAATGGCCCTGAGGATAATCTATGAAATTGACCTCGGATTCAACATCAGCGTACTCTATGAGCTTTCAAGGCTCGTTGAGAAGCACACACGCATGAAGGTGCCTGAAAATAAGCCCATAGTTGGAAAGAACGTCTTCAGGCACGAGTCAGGTATACACGTGGACGCTGTGATAGAGGAACCCCTCACATATGAGCCGTTCCTCCCTGAGATGATAGGACACCAGCGCAAGATAGTCCTGGGCAAACACTCAGGGTGCAGGGCAGTCAAGGCAAAACTTGAGGAGTACGGTATAGAGGTTACAAGGGAGGAACTATGCAGGATAGTGGAGGAGGTAAAGAAAAACAGGGAGGAGGGGAAATACATTAACGATGAACTCTTCTACAAGATCGTAAAGTCTGTGAGGGGGCCCGTTGACTTTTAA
- the hacA gene encoding homoaconitase large subunit — translation MNITEKILADAAGVAEVTPGEIIEARVDLAMTHDGTSPPTIRTFREIASRGGPQRVWDPERIVMVFDHNVPPNTIGAAEFQRVTSEFASEQGINNIFKNAEGICHQVLPEKGFARPGMVIVGADSHTCTYGAFGAFATGMGATDMAMVFATGKTWFMVPEAMRIEVTGELQGFATAKDVILKIIGEIGVDGATYRAVEFTGSTVDEMDVAGRMTICNMAVEMGAKNGIMEPSREIIQYVKSRTGRDFRVYRSDRDSQYVEDHHFDVSDLEPQVACPDDVDNVTPVHRVEGTHIDEAFLGSCTNGRYEDLKMAADVLGDRRIHDDVRFIVAPASREIYLRALKDGIIEAFIRAGAIVCNPGCGPCLGAHMGVLAPGEVSIATTNRNFRGRMGDPSSKVYLANPAVVAESAVKGVISAPE, via the coding sequence ATGAATATCACAGAGAAAATCCTTGCAGATGCAGCCGGAGTAGCTGAGGTCACACCCGGCGAGATAATAGAGGCAAGGGTTGACCTTGCAATGACCCACGACGGCACATCACCCCCAACAATCCGTACATTTAGGGAGATAGCCTCAAGGGGAGGCCCACAGAGGGTGTGGGACCCTGAAAGAATAGTTATGGTATTCGACCACAACGTACCACCCAACACAATCGGGGCAGCAGAGTTCCAGAGGGTAACATCCGAATTCGCATCTGAGCAGGGGATAAATAATATCTTCAAGAACGCTGAGGGAATATGCCACCAGGTCCTCCCTGAGAAAGGATTTGCACGCCCAGGAATGGTCATAGTGGGTGCAGACTCGCACACATGCACATACGGGGCATTTGGGGCATTTGCAACTGGAATGGGAGCCACAGACATGGCAATGGTATTCGCCACAGGAAAAACATGGTTCATGGTGCCCGAGGCAATGCGCATAGAGGTTACAGGTGAACTGCAGGGTTTCGCCACAGCTAAGGATGTTATACTGAAAATCATAGGGGAAATCGGTGTTGATGGTGCAACATACCGGGCTGTGGAGTTCACTGGAAGCACGGTTGATGAAATGGACGTTGCCGGAAGGATGACAATTTGCAACATGGCAGTTGAAATGGGGGCCAAAAACGGTATAATGGAGCCCAGCAGGGAGATAATCCAGTATGTAAAGTCCAGGACAGGGAGAGACTTCAGGGTTTACCGTTCAGATAGGGACAGCCAGTACGTGGAGGACCACCACTTCGATGTCTCCGACCTCGAACCACAGGTTGCCTGCCCCGACGACGTGGATAACGTGACACCTGTTCACAGGGTTGAGGGAACCCACATAGACGAGGCATTCCTTGGTTCATGCACAAACGGCCGCTACGAGGACCTCAAAATGGCAGCAGATGTCCTTGGAGATAGAAGGATCCATGATGATGTGAGGTTCATAGTTGCACCCGCCTCAAGGGAGATCTACTTAAGGGCACTGAAGGATGGTATAATAGAGGCCTTCATAAGGGCCGGGGCCATAGTCTGCAACCCAGGATGCGGGCCCTGTCTCGGAGCCCACATGGGGGTCCTGGCTCCAGGAGAGGTTAGCATAGCCACAACCAACAGGAACTTCAGGGGAAGGATGGGGGACCCATCATCAAAGGTATACCTGGCCAACCCTGCAGTCGTGGCGGAATCGGCAGTTAAAGGGGTGATCAGCGCACCCGAATAG
- a CDS encoding chorismate pyruvate-lyase family protein — MDVNIMEEIERIERIIGKLSNTQKILLSTDGSVTRILDVLRGTVTIRTIKQEFIPSTPEIADKLRIPPGEMVNHRVVVIGNNEPLIHAVSYIPLSRLDDGFREDLIRADIPIGRILKKHSIESRREIEILDIESPSRELREIFKTDSPMLTRTYNIIHQDEVLIRIKETFPFDWFREEFR; from the coding sequence ATGGATGTCAATATCATGGAGGAGATTGAACGCATTGAGAGGATAATAGGGAAGCTCTCAAACACCCAGAAGATACTGCTATCAACAGACGGCTCGGTAACAAGGATACTTGACGTCCTAAGGGGAACAGTAACCATAAGGACCATAAAACAGGAATTCATACCATCAACTCCAGAAATCGCAGATAAACTCAGGATACCCCCCGGTGAAATGGTTAATCACAGGGTGGTTGTGATAGGGAATAATGAACCCCTGATACACGCAGTATCATACATACCACTATCAAGGCTTGATGATGGATTCAGAGAGGACCTCATAAGGGCGGATATACCCATAGGAAGGATACTGAAGAAGCACAGTATAGAATCCCGCAGGGAGATAGAGATCCTTGACATAGAAAGTCCCAGCAGAGAACTTAGGGAAATATTCAAAACAGACTCCCCCATGCTCACAAGGACCTACAACATAATCCACCAGGACGAGGTGCTCATAAGGATAAAGGAGACCTTCCCATTTGACTGGTTCAGGGAAGAATTTCGGTAA
- the fen gene encoding flap endonuclease-1: MGVKLKDIISAEKISLDDLRGRTVAVDAANSIYQFLSSIRQRDGTPLMDSEGRVTSHLSGILYRTAAVMERDIRVAYVFDGKSHHLKGETVTRRIETRKKSEMEWKRALEEGDIERARKYAVRSSRMSQDIVESSKRLLELLGIPYVQAPGEGEAQASFIVRRGDAWAVASQDYDCLLFGAPRVVRNLTLSGKLEEPEIIELESVLRDLSITHEQLVDLALLVGTDFNDGIKGIGARRGLKLIKEKGDLFSVIDEVDGDIGGDPHVLRGIFLEPDVTGDYELRWRKPDRDGVIEFLCGEHGFSEERVMTALKKIEGASFTQKSLEDWF; this comes from the coding sequence ATGGGAGTTAAATTAAAGGATATAATATCAGCAGAGAAGATAAGTCTTGATGATCTCAGGGGACGCACCGTTGCAGTTGATGCAGCCAACAGCATATACCAGTTCCTCTCAAGCATAAGACAGAGGGATGGAACACCCCTCATGGACTCAGAGGGGCGGGTGACATCCCACCTCAGCGGAATACTCTACAGGACAGCGGCAGTTATGGAGAGGGATATAAGGGTTGCCTATGTCTTTGATGGGAAATCCCATCACCTCAAGGGCGAAACAGTAACAAGGCGTATTGAAACCCGGAAGAAATCTGAAATGGAATGGAAGAGGGCCCTTGAGGAGGGTGACATCGAGAGGGCAAGGAAGTATGCTGTGAGGTCCTCAAGGATGTCACAGGATATAGTTGAAAGCTCCAAAAGGCTCCTTGAACTCCTAGGGATACCATACGTCCAGGCACCTGGAGAAGGGGAGGCACAGGCATCATTCATTGTCAGGAGGGGTGATGCCTGGGCAGTGGCATCCCAGGACTACGACTGCCTCCTCTTCGGAGCCCCCAGGGTCGTTAGAAACCTAACACTCAGCGGAAAACTGGAGGAACCAGAGATAATTGAACTGGAATCTGTCCTTAGGGATCTTTCAATCACCCATGAACAGCTCGTGGACCTAGCACTCCTCGTTGGCACAGACTTCAATGATGGAATAAAGGGGATAGGTGCAAGGAGGGGACTCAAACTCATAAAGGAGAAGGGTGACCTATTCAGTGTAATTGATGAGGTTGATGGGGACATCGGAGGCGACCCCCACGTCCTCAGGGGGATATTCCTTGAACCCGACGTGACTGGGGACTATGAGCTCAGATGGAGGAAACCTGATAGGGATGGGGTCATAGAGTTCCTCTGCGGTGAGCATGGCTTCTCAGAGGAAAGGGTAATGACGGCCCTTAAAAAAATTGAAGGTGCTTCATTCACACAGAAAAGCCTTGAGGACTGGTTCTAA
- a CDS encoding IGHMBP2 family helicase → MKSYIKRLIKLVEMEREAEINAMMNEIRRLSPQKRERIGRAINGLNGKVTGRELGFHLVKYGRREPIDTQISVGDLVLISRGNPLRSDLTGTVAAKGKRFIVVALENVPRWALRNVRVDLYANDITFQRMIDNLKGAGRNVFRVLRFLLGNEKPSGHQIVEFEPVDPELNRSQREAIMRALGSDDFFLIHGPFGTGKTRTLHELIRQEVRRGNRVLVTAESNAAVDNLLEGIAGHLRCVRLGHPQRVSRTNLQETLAYKLENHPDYRRVLEYQERVDRLIEERERHHKPTPQLRRGLTDSQIMINAAKRRGARGISPNVMISMARWIEVNQQIDELHRKMQEVEVEIVERIIRNSQVVLATNSSAALEYIDNVKFDVAIVDEASQATIPSILIPLSRAPRFVLAGDHRQLPPTILNPEASELELTLFEELIGSYPENSWMLNCQYRMNPAIMEFPNREFYGGRIRAHPSLEEISILDVISSEIPDSMPHRKIAERDPVLFIDTSKVGRGERRLKGSTSIQNPLEADLAVIIAGALIRMGVKEEEIGIITPYDDQVDLISSMTPVEVNSVDGFQGREREVIIISMVRSNSEGNIGFLRDLRRLNVSLTRARRKLIIIGDTGTLSSHPSYRRLIEYCREKGFLYEPSADDLREWSS, encoded by the coding sequence GTGAAATCATATATAAAGAGGCTCATTAAACTTGTTGAGATGGAGAGGGAGGCAGAGATAAACGCCATGATGAACGAGATAAGGAGACTGTCCCCCCAGAAGCGTGAAAGGATAGGAAGGGCCATAAATGGCCTTAACGGTAAGGTAACCGGGCGTGAACTTGGATTTCATCTCGTGAAATACGGGAGGAGGGAACCCATAGATACCCAGATATCAGTGGGTGACCTTGTCCTGATAAGCCGTGGAAACCCCCTCAGAAGTGACCTCACAGGTACCGTGGCGGCGAAGGGTAAACGATTCATTGTGGTGGCACTTGAAAATGTCCCCCGCTGGGCCCTGAGGAACGTAAGGGTGGACCTCTACGCCAATGACATAACCTTCCAGAGGATGATAGACAACCTCAAGGGTGCAGGAAGGAATGTGTTCAGGGTTTTAAGGTTTCTACTTGGGAATGAAAAGCCATCTGGTCACCAGATTGTTGAATTTGAACCCGTGGACCCTGAACTCAACAGGTCCCAGAGGGAGGCTATAATGAGGGCCCTTGGATCAGATGACTTCTTCCTTATACATGGACCCTTCGGTACAGGGAAGACCCGTACACTCCATGAACTCATAAGGCAGGAGGTCAGGAGGGGTAACCGTGTCCTTGTGACGGCTGAGAGCAACGCTGCAGTTGATAACCTCCTTGAGGGAATCGCAGGTCATCTGAGGTGTGTCCGTCTTGGACACCCCCAGAGGGTCTCCAGGACCAACCTGCAGGAGACACTTGCATATAAACTTGAGAACCACCCCGACTACAGGAGGGTCCTCGAATACCAGGAGAGGGTTGACAGGCTCATTGAGGAGCGTGAAAGGCACCATAAACCCACCCCCCAGCTACGAAGGGGGCTCACAGACAGTCAGATAATGATCAACGCAGCAAAGAGGAGGGGCGCCCGGGGAATATCCCCCAACGTGATGATATCCATGGCCCGCTGGATAGAGGTCAACCAGCAGATAGATGAACTCCACAGGAAGATGCAGGAGGTTGAAGTTGAAATCGTTGAGAGGATAATCCGTAACAGCCAGGTTGTCCTTGCAACCAACTCATCTGCGGCCCTCGAGTACATAGATAATGTGAAGTTTGATGTTGCGATTGTCGATGAGGCATCCCAGGCCACAATTCCCAGTATACTCATACCACTCTCACGTGCACCAAGGTTCGTGCTGGCAGGGGACCATAGGCAGCTTCCACCGACCATACTGAACCCTGAGGCCTCTGAACTGGAGTTGACACTCTTTGAGGAGCTCATAGGGTCATACCCTGAGAATTCATGGATGTTGAACTGCCAGTACCGTATGAACCCTGCCATAATGGAGTTCCCGAACAGGGAGTTCTATGGGGGAAGGATAAGGGCCCACCCTTCCCTTGAGGAAATCTCAATACTGGATGTTATATCCTCTGAGATCCCTGACTCAATGCCGCACAGGAAAATTGCAGAAAGGGACCCTGTCCTCTTTATTGATACCTCGAAGGTTGGGAGGGGTGAGAGGAGGCTGAAGGGCTCAACATCAATCCAGAACCCCCTTGAGGCTGACCTTGCAGTTATAATCGCTGGTGCACTCATCAGGATGGGTGTGAAAGAAGAGGAGATCGGTATAATAACACCCTACGATGACCAGGTGGACCTGATATCCTCCATGACCCCTGTTGAGGTTAACAGTGTGGATGGTTTCCAGGGACGTGAGAGGGAGGTCATCATCATCTCAATGGTTAGAAGTAACAGTGAAGGTAACATAGGTTTCCTCAGGGATCTCAGGAGACTCAATGTTTCACTTACACGGGCAAGGCGCAAGCTCATAATAATAGGTGATACCGGTACCCTCTCATCACATCCATCCTACCGGAGGCTGATTGAATACTGCAGGGAAAAGGGATTCCTATATGAACCCTCCGCTGATGATCTGCGGGAGTGGAGTTCATGA